Proteins from a genomic interval of Sander vitreus isolate 19-12246 chromosome 6, sanVit1, whole genome shotgun sequence:
- the LOC144519583 gene encoding meiotic recombination protein REC8 homolog, with translation MFYYPTVLKRHTGCFSTIWLVATKGIRVTRRDFLKVNVKSTCDDIMSYVLGQVPPPRPGLPRPRFSLYLSSQLQYGVILVYHRQCAILLAELQSIVGYLLKQRASQKIDMDEHGRQALDFPDALSLLEETEGALDPLFGVMYMGKALPSPNTLIQMGQEYLRETSPEHPELASPTSAAASESGITATPEAITLRETEPFAIPVAEFEGEELTDQHPETIDFLLAQRDNFPEGDVEMAREEVTPGEQEGEMERGGREEDLEKQRTKDLTGSSIELQPTTLSSEYATLLPQEEPDLAVEKPGPPSDHLTPVSVPVLPSPPSAVEERQRQTLQSEDVLPPEVRRRKRKRQLIFFDPETQIPQEVLQQQIDNPLFETTRPLFAPPPSHRMRPAAELLKNPCLPFLPEEVLFLWRRAATIRPLSGLDQQVGERGPESTDSEKEREREMAEAAEVAETAERDEGNLELLEVPRDVAESEKLAISEHGSLPLEGSNQREASRDIISPMFTPEKEWSAVSRSVSTLQDIPEAVDELLGRAAAESPPGLLLDLPEHEEAPVLFQSLLPPDVDRRTVSNVFQRLLETLSARKLRAEQDEPYGDILILPGSNYEEGNLDL, from the exons atgttttactaCCCCACAGTTTTGAAGCGGCATACAGGATGTTTTTCTACAATCTG GCTGGTTGCTACAAAAGGCATCAGAGTTACTCGCCGGGATTTCCTAAAAGTCAACGTCAAAAGCACCTG TGATGACATCATGAGCTACGTGCTGGGGCAGGTACCACCCCCTCGGCCTGGTCTGCCACGACCTCGCTTCTCCCTCTACCTCTCCTCACAGCTCCAGTATGGCGTCATCCTCGTCTACCACCGCCAGTGTGCTATTCTCCTGG CTGAACTTCAATCCATCGTGGGCTATCTGTTGAAACAGAGGGCGTCCCAGAAAATTGATATGGATGAGCACGGCAG ACAAGCCCTGGACTTCCCTGATGCCCTGTCTCTCCTGGAGGAGACAGAAGGAGCTCTTGACCCTTTATTCGGAGTGATGTACATGGGAAAAGCCTTGCCCAGTCCTAATACACTGATACAG ATGGGTCAGGAGTATCTGAGAGAAACCTCTCCTGAGCATCCTGAACTAGCCAGTCCAACTTCTGCTGCTGCATCAGAGAGTG GCATAACTGCAACTCCAGAAGCCATTactctgagagagacagagccgTTCGCTATCCCTGTTGCAGAG TTTGAGGGTGAGGAGCTTACCGATCAGCATCCAGAGACAATTGACTTCCTCTTGGCCCAAAGAGATAACTTTCCAGAAG GAGATGTGGAGATGGCAAGAGAAGAAGTGACACCAGGAGAGCAAGAGGGGGAGATGGAAAGGGGCGGAAGAGAGGAAGACCTGGAGAAACAGAGAACAAAAGACCTCACAGGATCCTCTATCGA ATTACAGCCCACCACTCTCTCCAGTGAGTACGCCACGTTGTTGCCTCAGGAAGAGCCAGACCTGGCCGTGGAGAAGCCTGGACCCCCCTCAGACCACCTCACCCCCGTCTCTGTGCCCGTCCTCCCCTCCCCACCATCTGCAGTGGAGGAACGTCAAAGACAAACTCTTCAGTCAGAG GATGTGCTGCCTCcagaggtgaggaggaggaagaggaagaggcagCTGATCTTCTTTGACCCAGAGACGCAGATCCCCCAGGaggtgctgcagcagcagattgACAACCCTCTATTTGAGACCACACGTCCACTGTTCGCACCGCCTCCTTCTCACAGGATGCGCCCTGCTGCTGAGCTCCTCAAGAATCCCTGCCTGCCCT TCTTGCCTGAAGAGGTGTTGTTTCTATGGAGACGGGCTGCGACCATTAGGCCTCTCTCAGGCTTGGACCAGCAAGTCGGGGAGAGAGGGCCCGAGTCCACCGACTCTGAAAAGGAAAGAGAGCGCGAGATGGCTGAGGCCGCAGAGGTTGCTGAGACTGCCGAAAGAGACGAGGGGAACCTTGAGCTCCTTGAG GTCCCCAGAGATGTGGCAGAATCAGAGAAGTTGGCTATTTCAG aacatGGTTCACTGCCGCTGGAGGGCTCCAACCAAAGGGAGGCGTCTCGAGATATCATCTCCCCTATGTTCACACCCGAGAAAGAATG GTCCGCTGTCTCCAGGTCTGTTTCTACACTGCAGGACATCCCAGAGGCGGTGGACGAGTTGCTGGGAAGAGCTGCAGCAGAGTCTCCTCCTGG GCTGCTGCTGGATTTGCCCGAGCATGAAGAAGCACCTGTGCTGTTTCAGTCTCTTCTGCCACCAGATGTCGACCGCAGAACTGTCAGCAACGTTTTTCAGAGGCTCTTGg AGACTTTATCGGCCAGGAAACTACGTGCGGAGCAGGACGAGCCTTATGGTGACATATTAATATTACCTGGATCCAACTACGAAGAGGGGAATCTGGATTTGTGA